A portion of the Zootoca vivipara chromosome 6, rZooViv1.1, whole genome shotgun sequence genome contains these proteins:
- the LOC118086789 gene encoding thyrotropin-releasing hormone receptor-like, whose protein sequence is MENSSSSKFDSPTNISLVGSDSPLDVLEYKVISVFLVLGICGVGIIGNVMVVLVVLTTREMRTPTNCYLVSLAVADLMVLVAAGLPNISDSLAGTWIYGFAGCLGITFFQYLGINASSCSITAFTVERYIAICHPMKAQAMCTVSRAKRIITFVWILTSVYCTLWFFLVDIAVNKSQQLECGYKVSRNLYLPIYLLDFALFFVTPLFLATVLYGLIGRVLFRSPMPHQPTACTQRWQDQSGKVRISKERNGTEASRSKASGSRTRVPVSSRKQVTQMLAVVVVLFALLWMPYRTLVLVNSFMERPYLNRWFILFCRVCVYANSAINPIIYNLMSQKFRLAFKKLCKCGKVEQQSRHRFYTASSMKKEPAAHPHGDIKAKGPPSPGGGKEEDLPALEQVPAPEKEKEKEPYFSVL, encoded by the exons atggagaacagcagcagcagcaagttcgACAGCCCCACCAACATATCCCTGGTGGGCAGCGATAGCCCACTGGATGTTCTCGAATACAAGGTCATCTCTGTCTTCCTGGTGTTGGGCATCTGCGGAGTTGGCATCATCGGCAACGTCATGGTGGTGCTGGTGGTCCTCACCACACGTGAGATGAGGACTCCCACCAACTGCTACTTGGTTAGCCTGGCTGTGGCTGATCTGATGGTTCTGGTGGCTGCTGGCCTGCCCAACATCTCTGACAGCCTGGCAGGAACGTGGATCTATGGGTTTGCTGGGTGTCTTGGCATCACCTTCTTTCAGTACTTGGGCATCAATGCATCATCCTGCTCCATCACTGCCTTCACTGTGGAAAG GTACATTGCTATCTGCCACCCAATGAAAGCACAGGCGATGTGCACGGTGTCGCGGGCCAAGCGCATCATCACCTTTGTCTGGATCCTCACCTCAGTGTACTGCACCCTGTGGTTCTTCCTGGTGGACATTGCTGTCAACAAAAGCCAGCAGCTGGAGTGCGGCTACAAGGTCTCCCGCAACCTCTACCTGCCCATCTACCTCCTCGACTTCGCCCTCTTCTTCGTCACCCCTTTGTTCCTCGCCACGGTGCTCTATGGTCTCATCGGGAGGGTCCTCTTCCGCAGCCCCATGCCACACCAGCCCACTGCCTGCACCCAACGCTGGCAAGACCAGAGTGGCAAAGTAAGGATCAGCAAAGAGAGGAATGGCACAGAGGCCAGCCGGAGCAAGGCCAGTGGCTCGAGAACCAGAGTGCCTGTCTCGTCCAGGAAGCAG GTGACCCAAATGCTGGCCGTGGTGGTGGTCctctttgccctcctctggatgCCCTACCGGACTCTGGTGCTGGTGAACTCCTTCATGGAGCGCCCCTACCTGAACCGCTGGTTCATCCTCTTCTGCAGGGTCTGCGTCTACGCCAACAGCGCCATCAACCCCATCATCTACAACCTCATGTCCCAGaagttccgcctggccttcaagaAGCTCTGCAAGTGTGGGAAGGTGGAGCAGCAGTCAAGGCACAGATTCTACACAGCCTCCAGCATGAAGAAGGAACCTGCCGCCCACCCGCATGGGGACATCAAGGCTAAGGGGCCACCGTCCCCAGGAGGAGGCAAAGAGGAGGACTTGCCTGCTTTGGAGCAGGTGCCTGCAcctgagaaagagaaggagaaggagccatATTTCAGTGTGCTCTAA